The following proteins are co-located in the Dermochelys coriacea isolate rDerCor1 chromosome 4, rDerCor1.pri.v4, whole genome shotgun sequence genome:
- the SMARCAD1 gene encoding SWI/SNF-related matrix-associated actin-dependent regulator of chromatin subfamily A containing DEAD/H box 1 isoform X4 yields the protein MGKYQSLFTKMSKTNGLSEDIIWNCKILLKEREVVLKLMNKCEDISNKLTKQVTRITEDGGCGWNIEQPSILNQSMELKPYQKIGLNWLALLHKHGLNGILADEMGLGKTIQAIAFLAYLYQEGDKGPHLIVVPASTLDNWIREVNLWCPALDVLFYYGSQEDRKQLRIDINNKIVNFNVIVTTYNSAISSADDRSLFRRLKLNYAIFDEGHMLKNMGSVRYQHLMTINAKNRLLLTGTPVQNNLLELMSLLNFVMPHMFSGSTSEIRRMFSSKTKAAEEHSIYEKERIAHAKQIIKPFILRRVKDEVLKQLPPKKDLIELCDMSEKQEQLYYDLFNKLKKSFDSQEKNSEMGNVMMQLRKMANHPLLHRQYYTADKLKMMSTLMLKEPTHCDANPDLIFEDMSVMTDFELHLLCKQYASVSDFKLEMDTILDSGKFKTLERILSDLKEKGDRVVLFSQFTMMLDILEVLLKQQQHRYIRLDGKTQISERIHLIDEFNTDMGIFVFLLSTKAGGLGINLTSANIVILHDIDCNPYNDKQAEDRCHRVGQTREVQVIKLISKGTIEESMLKISQQKLKLEQDMTAVDLGEEGTIPADIATLLKASLGL from the exons tttACGAAAATGAGTAAGACAAACGGATTATCAGAAGATATTATATGGAACTGTAAAATACTGCTcaaagagagagaggtggttCTAAAACTCATGAACAAATGTGAAGACATTTCAAATAAATTGACAAAACAAGTTACCAGGATCACTGAAGATGGAGGATGTGGATGGAACATAGAGCAACCTTCCATTCTGAATCAAAG TATGGAGCTCAAGCCATATCAGAAGATAGGTTTGAACTGGCTAGCACTACTGCATAAACATGGATTGAATGGTATTTTAGCTGATGAAATG GGTTTAGGAAAAACAATACAAGCTATTGCATTCCTGGCATACCTCTACCAAGAGGGTGATAAAGGTCCTCATTTGATTGTTGTGCCAGCTTCAACTTTAG ATAACTGGATAAGAGAGGTTAATCTGTGGTGTCCTGCTCTTGATGTCCTTTTTTATTATG gATCCCAAGAGGATCGTAAGCAACTCAGAATTGacattaataataaaattgtaaatttcaatGTGATTGTGACCAC GTATAACTCCGCAATTAGCAGTGCAGATGATCGTAGTCTGTTTCGCCGTCTGAAGCTTAATTATGCAATCTTTGATGAAGGTCACATGTTGAAGAACATGGGTTCTGTACGCTACCAGCACCTAATGACAATTAAc GCAAAGAATCGTCTGCTGCTAACAGGAACTCCAGTTCAAAATAACCTGTTGGAATTAATGTCTCTGTTGAATTTTGTCATGCCACACATGTTCAGTGGTAGCACCAGTGAAATCCGGAGGATGTTCTCTTCAAAAACA AAAGCTGCTGAAGAACACAGTATATATGAAAAGGAGAGGATAGCTCATGCGAAGCAGATCATAAAGCCGTTTATCTTGAGAAGAGTAAAGGATGAG GTCCTTAAACAACTACCCCCGAAAAAAGATCTTATTGAGTTGTGTGATATGTCAGAGAAACAGGAACAACTGTACTATGATCTCTTCAACAAACTGAAGAAATCTTTTGACAGCCAGG AGAAAAACTCAGAAATGGGCAATGTCATGATGCAGCTTAGAAAAATGGCAAATCATCCTCTCTTACACCGCCAGTATTACACAGCTGACAAACTGAAGATGATGTCCACGCTTATGCTCAAG gaacCCACGCATTGTGATGCCAATCCTGACCTCATCTTTGAAGATATGTCTGTGATGACAGATTTTGAGCTGCATTTGCTTTGTAAACAGTATGCTAGTGTCAGTGACTTTAAGTTAGAGATGGATACAATTTTGGATTCCGGAAAATTTAAAACACTAGAGCGCATCCTCTCTGACCTTAAAGAAAAG ggtGATAGAGTTGTATTGTTTAGCCAGTTTACTATGATGCTGGACATTTTAGAAGTTCTCCTAAAACAGCAACAGCACCGATATATTAGGCTGGATGGAAAGACACAGATTTCTGAAAG GATACATCTGATAGATGAATTCAATACAGATATGGGTATTTTTGTATTCCTGCTTTCAACCAAAGCTGGTGGCCTAGGAATAAATTTGACTTCAGCAAATATTGTCATTCTTCATGACATTGACTGCAACCCTTACAATGACAAGCAAGCAGAAGATCGATGCCATAGAGTAGGTCAGACcag agAAGTACAAGTCATAAAGCTAATCAGCAAAGGGACTATTGAGGAATCTATGCTCAAAATCAGTCagcagaagttgaagctagagcaAGATATGACTGCAGTAGATTTAG GAGAAGAAGGGACCATTCCAGCAGATATAGCCACATTATTAAAAGCTTCATTAGGtctgtaa